Proteins encoded together in one Vigna angularis cultivar LongXiaoDou No.4 chromosome 5, ASM1680809v1, whole genome shotgun sequence window:
- the LOC108339842 gene encoding uncharacterized protein LOC108339842 isoform X1 encodes MQAFEEVLPTVDHRFCVRHLYANFRKKFPSKQLKRMMWKAATATHPQAWETEMRNIKEVNLEAFKYLIKIPPRYWSRSRFTTNAKCDTLVNNMSEAFNSVMLHTRSKPIITMLEDIRLYLMNRWATNRTKIASLSGVICPKIKSRLNKESRLTKFWIPSWSALQLFEVRHVSQVGDKFIVDIDKVECTCRKWAISGIPCCHALAVMKFLNLDADDFIPVCFRKSTYQEIYSSIVYPVNGQNMWEITPYNDVLPPKKRILPGRPKKKRRLQEWELVKDDTRMRKGGMHKRCGICKEVGHNRTSCQKSTQDGELNPDQTQQSNPTNEENIPSSNQP; translated from the exons ATGCAAGCTTTTGAAGAGGTGCTCCCTACAGTTGATCATCGGTTTTGTGTTAGGCACCTGTACGCAAATTTCAGGAAAAAATTCCCTTCAAAGCAGCTAAAGCGGATGATGTGGAAGGCAGCTACAGCAACTCATCCACAAGCCTGGGAAACCGAAATGAGAAATATAAAGGAAGTCAATCTCGAGGCATTCAAATACCTTATAAAAATTCCTCCAAG ATACTGGTCACGATCAAGGTTTACGACCAATGCTAAGTGTGATACTTTGGTAAACAACATGTCAGAGGCATTCAACAGTGTAATGCTGCATACAAGGTCAAAGCCAATCATAACCATGTTGGAGGATATCCGCCTTTACTTGATGAACAGATGGGCAACAAACCGAACAAAAATAGCCTCATTGTCTGGGGTGATTTGTCCAAAAATCAAGAGTAGACTTAATAAGGAGTCCCGGCTAACCAAATTTTGGATTCCAAG CTGGTCAGCACTGCAGTTGTTTGAAGTTCGTCATGTGTCCCAAGTTGGTGACAAGTTTATAGTTGATATAGACAAAGTTGAATGCACATGCAGGAAATGGGCTATCTCGGGCATTCCATGCTGTCATGCGTTGGCTGTTATGAAGTTTCTGAATTTAGATGCAGATGATTTCATCCCTGTTTGTTTTAGGAAGTCAACATACCAAGAAATCTACTCTTCCATTGTGTATCCAGTTAATGGTCAGAATATGTGGGAAATTACCCCATATAATGATGTGCTCCCTCCAAAAAAGAGAATATTGCCAGGGAGGcctaagaagaaaagaaggttgCAGGAATGGGAGTTAGTCAAGGACGACACAAGAATGAGGAAGGGTGGCATGCATAAAAGATGTGGCATTTGTAAGGAGGTGGGTCACAACAGAACTTCTTGCCAGAAATCAACCCAAGATGGTGAACTGAACCCTGACCAAACACAACAAAGCAACCcaacaaatgaagaaaacataCCATCATCAAATCAGCCTTAA
- the LOC108339842 gene encoding uncharacterized protein LOC108339842 isoform X2 codes for MGRGRGKGKKLSVGNDEDGVISGEEERVPKQKRRGRPQKVLKDEFDEEEIEEMEDDGSGDSMKNPNSTKQGRKKKRNYEEKVEAGEEKSGVRIGSNMDGLTKCNGFRQNGSRRKSKPRRAAEAGVLCKQDYA; via the coding sequence ATGGGGAGAGGCAGAGGAAAGGGTAAAAAGTTAAGTGTTGGCAATGATGAAGATGGTGTTATAAGTGGGGAGGAAGAGAGGGTTCCGAAgcaaaaaagaagaggaaggcCACAAAAAGTGTTGAAGGATGAGtttgatgaagaagaaattgagGAAATGGAAGATGATGGCAGTGGTGACAGCATGAAGAATCCCAACAGCACAAaacaaggaagaaaaaaaaaacgaaattatGAGGAAAAAGTAGAAGCTGGTGAGGAGAAAAGTGGGGTTAGAATTGGATCAAACATGGATGGCTTAACAAAGTGTAATGGATTTAGACAGAATGGAAGCAGGCGAAAAAGTAAGCCTCGACGAGCTGCAGAAGCTGGTGTGCTCTGTAAGCAAGACTATGCTTGA